The Stigmatella ashevillena genomic sequence CCGCGCGAGCCGCTCGGGAAAAAAGCGCCGGTGCGCGGACCGGTAGGCAAACCGCACCAGGCCCGCGCAGTCCCGCTGCTCCGGGTGCCACGCCGGATCTTCCTTCTGGAGTTGTGCGAGCGCCACCTGGGCCAGCTCACGCCGCAGGAGCACGTCCCGGGCCTCGCGCGGGCCGGCCACGGCGGGCGCACCCGGAGTGGAGGGAGCCTGGGGCGCAGCGCCCGCGAGCACGAGGATGAGGGACAGGACACGCATGGAGCAAAGGCCGGAAGGCGCTCAGTCCCCGCCCTCGTACTCCCCGCCTTCTTCCCCGCCGCCCTCTTCCCCGCCGCCCTCGCCTCCGGTGCTGATCGCCTGGGCGGTCTCCTCCAGGTTCTTCGGCCAGGAGGGGTGCGCGGGCTTCGGGTCCTGCGAGGGCACGTACACCTCCGCCTGGTTGTTCCCGAGGATGTTGATCCACGCCAGCACGCGGGTGGTGCCCGGGGTGGCCAGGGGGATGCGCACCATGCGGCGCACCTCGCCGGGCGTGCCCTCGAAGAGGGCCAGGTTCAGCGTGGCCACCGTGTGGGCCTTGTCGCCGCTGGGCCAGTAATTGGTGGCCACCAGGTAGATGCCCTTGGGCGGCGCCCGGTGGATATAAAGGTAGGGGCCGTAGGCGGGCTGGTCGAAGTCCCCACCCTGCTCGTTCAGGAAGAACGTGCCGCCGCTGGGGCTGGCGGTGTCCGCCCAGTACACGTGCGCCATCTTGGTGCCATCGAGCCTTGGGCCC encodes the following:
- a CDS encoding DUF2135 domain-containing protein — encoded protein: MLTAFLALLLTQTPPVHPRQQGVPIGKGTQPAKVTLSAPTGGWTVDRMMLVEGTISDTTVDPVVVSINGDRYLMRTYNGRFSRKFPAASGKNIVTVMATNKAGTERAQVTAYAQIPPVPLKVILTSDTEGVYTDLHLYEPTKESVSSAPDTGPRLDGTKMAHVYWADTASPSGGTFFLNEQGGDFDQPAYGPYLYIHRAPPKGIYLVATNYWPSGDKAHTVATLNLALFEGTPGEVRRMVRIPLATPGTTRVLAWINILGNNQAEVYVPSQDPKPAHPSWPKNLEETAQAISTGGEGGGEEGGGEEGGEYEGGD